A window of Variovorax sp. HW608 genomic DNA:
GGCAGGTCGTTCTGGTTGCGGAACGGCGTGTAGACGTAGAAGGCACGCGGCTCGAGCGTCTGGCGGAACGCGCGCCCGAAGTAGCTGGCGTCGCGCTCGAAGATCATGCCGCTGTCGAGGCTGAAGGTCGGCACCACGCGGGTGGCCGAGGTCGCGCCATTGGTGAGGAGCGGCGCGTCGAACTGGTAGGCGGTCGCGTTCAGCATCACCTTCGGGATGACGAAGGTGCCCGGCGTCAGGAAGGGGCGGCTCAGCGAGGCCAGGCCGAACACGCGCTCGCCGTCGGGCTGCACGTAGCCGGCGAGTTGCTGCTGCAGCGCTTGGCTGGGGCCGCGGAAGCGCGAGTAGTCGGTGTTGAGCGTGAAGTCGAAGCCGTTCCAGTCGTACTTGTTGTAGTCCGCGGTGATCTGCGGCAGGCGGTCGTACGGCGGCAGGATCGGCGAAGGCGCGTACTGGAGCGTCTGGTAGCTCAACGCGCGCGCCATGCCGCTCCAGTCGCCGGAGGTCCAGCGCAGGATGCCGTCGTTGGCCAGCAGCCGCTGCGTGAGCGACGGCGTGCGCGTGAAGTCGCGCCAGTAGTCGTCATCGCTCACGCGGTTGATGTTCAGCGTGCCGGTCAGTGAGTCGAGCCCCAGCGGCTTGGCATCGAAGCGCTGCTCGTGGTGCGTCCAGACGCCCCAGCGATCGCGATCGCGCAGCTTGTCGTCCGGCATGTAGTCGGCACGGATCTCGCCGCTGTACGTCGGCTCGAGGTAGCGGAACTCGGTGCCGAGGTTGATGCCGCGCTTGCTCATGAAGGTCGGATAGAGCGTTGCGTCGCGATTGGGCGCGATGTTCCAGTAGTACGGCGTCGTGACCTCGAAGCCGTTCACGCTGTCGATCCCGACGACCGGCGGCAGCAGGCCCGTCTTGCGAGCATTGCTCAGCGGGAAGCTGATCGACGGGAACGGTGGCGTGCTGACGCCCATGAAGGTGATCTGGGCGCTGGTGGCGACGCCGACGTTCTCCTCGGTATCGGTGGTGATGGTGCGGGCCCGGAGCAGCCAGGCCGGCATCCAGCCCGGATAGTCCTCCGGCCGGCAGGTGGTGTAGGTGGCCATGCGGGCCACCGACACGTTGCTGTCGATGAAGTCGATGCGCTCCGCGTCGCCATGTCCGCCGTTGGCGAGAAACTCGTAGCGCACCTTGTTGAAGAAGCCCTCGAAGGTCTCGATCTTGAGCTCGAGCTCCGGGCCTTCGTAGATGTTGCCGGCCTGGTTGACATGCACGTTGCCGGTCGCCCGGGCGCGATCCTCGGGCTGGTAGTACTCGAGGCGGTCGGCGCGGATCAGGGTGTCGCCGCGACGCAGCGTGGCATTGCCTTCCACCACCGTGCCGAGGTCGGGCTGCCCGAAGATGCGGTCCCCGTCGATGAAGCTCGGCATCCGCCCGCGCAGGTTCTCCGGAACCACCTCGGTGAGCTGGGGTGTGCGCTTGAGCACCAGCGGTGCATCCAGGTCCGCCTCCTGCGCCCACGCGCCATGCGCATGCAGCAGGGCGAGCGACAGCACGGCCAGCGGCAAAGGCGGGCGGCACCGGCGCCAGGCGGCTCGGTTCAGGTCAGGCATCGGTAGGGAAGGACAAATAGCGTCTGGAGGGGAACGCGGCGCCCCGGGGGCCGTCGGGTTGAGAGGCTCCGCGCCAGGCGGATTTGTAGAATTGATTATCCATGACAGCCTCTTCGATCCCGGCCCGCGGCGCCGCGACAGTTTCTCAATCCCCCGTGTGGACAGACGCGGCGCGGGCCCAGACTTTTCAGCGCTGGATGGAACGGATCGCGCCGCAACACCAGTTGCTTCCCGATACGGTCCGCCTTGCCTCGGCCGATGCCAGCTTCAGGCGCTACTTCCGCGTCAACACGAGCGGCGAGGCGCTGACGCGCATCGTGATGGATGCACCGCCCGCACAGGAAAACAGCGCGCCGTTCGTCCACGTCGCCGAGCTGATGGCCGGCGCCGGCGTCAAGGCCCCGCAAATCCTCGAATGGGACCGGGAAAACGGCTTCCTGCTGCTCGACGACCTGGGCTTCCAGACCATGCTCGACGTGATCGACCCGGCCGATCCCGCTGCCGCGCGTCCGCTCTACGAGCAGGCGATCGACAGCCTGATCCGCTGGCAGCTCGCTTCGAAGCCCGACGTGCTTCCCCCGTACGACAAGGCACTGCTGGAGCGCGAGCTCTCGCTGTTTCCGCAGTGGTACATCGGCCGGCACCGCGGCATCGCGGTCGAAGGCAAGCTCAAGGAGCGCCTGGACCGCACGTTCGGCCTGATCGTGGAGAACAACCTCGCGGCGCCGCAGGTCTACGTGCACCGCGATTTCATGCCACGCAACCTGATGGTCAATGACGGCGCGCCGCTCGGCGTGCTGGACTTCCAGGACGCCGTTCACGGCCCGATCACCTACGACATCGCGAGCCTGATGCGCGATGCCTTCCTGAGCTGGGAAGAGGACTTCGTGATCGACATGACCGTGCGCTACTGGCAGAAGGCCCGCAAGGCCGGGTTGCCCGTCGACGAGGACTTCGGCGCCTTCTATCGCGCGGTCGAATGGATGGGCCTGCAGCGCCACCTGAAGGTGGCCGGCATCTTCGCGCGCCTCACGCTGCGCGACGGCAAGCCGAAGTACCTGGCCGATGCGCCGCGCTTCATCAGCTACATCCGGGCCACCGCGGGCCGTTATCGCGAACTCGCGCCGCTGTTGCGCGTGATCGACGAGATCGAGGGCACGCAGCCGCAAACCGGCTTCGCCTACGGAAGGGTATGACGTTCTCCCCCAGGCTTCGCGCGCGCGCCATGGGAAGCTGACGTGGCCCGGATTCACTGCGCCGTCGCGCTGGCTTCCAACAGTTCACTCTCGCTGCCGCCCGGTGCTGCGCGCCACGTGCAGGTGCTGCGGATGCAGCCCGGCGACAGCCTGACGCTGTTCGACGGCTCCGGCGGTGAATACGCGGCGACCGTCGAGCGCATGGGCCGAAGCGACGTCGAGGTGCGCGTGGGCGAGCACAGCGCGATCGAACGCGAAGCCGCACGCGCCGTGCACCTCGCGGTCGGCATGCCGGCCAACGAGCGCATGGACTGGCTGGTCGAGAAGGCCACCGAACTCGGCGTCGCCAGCATCCAGCCGCTGATGACGGCGCATGCCGTGCTCCGGCTCTCCGGCGAGCGCGCCGACAAGAAACGCGCGCACTGGGAGGCCATCGCCATCGCGGCGTGCGAGCAGTGCGGGCGCAATCGCGTGCCGAAGATCCACCCGGTGCAGACCTTCGCGAACTGGCTCGCTGCATCGAGCGCCGATCCAGGGCGATTCGTCCTGAGTTTCGCGCAAGGATCGCGACCCCTGCGCGATGTCGCGCCGAACGAAGGCGCCGACGCATGGGTGCTGAGCGGGCCCGAAGGCGGCCTCAGCAACGCCGAGGAGTCGGATGCGATCGAGCGCGGCTTCGTGCCGGTCTCGCTCGGCCCACGTGTCCTGCGCGCCGAGACGGCGGCGCTCGCCGCGCTCGCATCGCTGTCCTGACTGTCCGCAAACGCCCCGATCCCCTTTGCTCCCATGTCATTGCGACTGTCTTCCTTCCGATTCGCGCCCGTCATGCTCGCGGCGCTTTGCGCCGCAGCCGGCGCACAGGCCCAGAGCAATGCGGTAGCCCCGACGCCTTCGCAGGTGCGCCCGGCGGTCGATCAGGCCTACACGCAGCTTCTCGCCGCACCCGCCATCAAGGACTTGCTCGACGCGCTCCAGGCCGACCATGAGCGCTCCGTCGAAGACCTGAAGATGCTCACCGAGATCGAGGCGCCGCCCTTCAAGGAGCACAAGCGCGCCGAGGCCTTTCTTGCGCGCCTGAAGGCCCTCGGCCTCGGCGACGCGAAGATCGACAGCGAAGGCAACGTGATCGGCGTTCGCAAGGGCACCGGCAACGGCCCCAGGCTGCTGATCTCGGCGCACCTCGACACGGTCTTCCCCGCCGGCACCGACGTGAAGGTCAAGGAGCGCGACGGCAGGCTCTACGCGCCCGGCATCTCCGACGACACGCGCGGGCTCTCGGTGCTCCTGTCGTGGCTCAAGGTGCTGAACGACAACAAGATCCAGACCGTGGGCGACCTGATCTTTGCCGGCAACATCGGCGAGGAAGAACTCGGCAACCTGCGCGGCATGAAGGCGATCTTCCGCGACCACCTCGACATCGACGGGATGGTCGGCCTCGAGCCCGCGCCGGACGGCAACGTGTTGGTGCTCGGCACCGCCAGCCACCGCTACGAAGTGAGCTTCAAGGGTCCGGGCGGGCATAGCTACGCGGCCTTCGGACAGGTGCCCAGCGCGATCCACGCCATGGGCCGCGCGATCGCGA
This region includes:
- a CDS encoding LPS-assembly protein LptD; amino-acid sequence: MPDLNRAAWRRCRPPLPLAVLSLALLHAHGAWAQEADLDAPLVLKRTPQLTEVVPENLRGRMPSFIDGDRIFGQPDLGTVVEGNATLRRGDTLIRADRLEYYQPEDRARATGNVHVNQAGNIYEGPELELKIETFEGFFNKVRYEFLANGGHGDAERIDFIDSNVSVARMATYTTCRPEDYPGWMPAWLLRARTITTDTEENVGVATSAQITFMGVSTPPFPSISFPLSNARKTGLLPPVVGIDSVNGFEVTTPYYWNIAPNRDATLYPTFMSKRGINLGTEFRYLEPTYSGEIRADYMPDDKLRDRDRWGVWTHHEQRFDAKPLGLDSLTGTLNINRVSDDDYWRDFTRTPSLTQRLLANDGILRWTSGDWSGMARALSYQTLQYAPSPILPPYDRLPQITADYNKYDWNGFDFTLNTDYSRFRGPSQALQQQLAGYVQPDGERVFGLASLSRPFLTPGTFVIPKVMLNATAYQFDAPLLTNGATSATRVVPTFSLDSGMIFERDASYFGRAFRQTLEPRAFYVYTPFRNQNDLPNYDSAANDFSFATVYTENAFSGNDRISDSNLLTLGVTSRLIDPDTGAEAARFGIAQRLRFANQLVTLPNGTPVTDRFSDILLGAQINWTPKWSVDGTVQYNPDQHDSTRTAISARYNPGPYRTISAAYRYQADTTSTSNDGSRSIDVGWQWPINDLWGDYGKDLGPGRGQGGGRWYAVGRLNYSLQDSKLTDGVLGLEYDGCCWIGRVVVERITTGQVTASTRIMFQLELVGFASVGTNPARTLTQNIQRYTPLRQPTLAPSRYTNYD
- a CDS encoding 16S rRNA (uracil(1498)-N(3))-methyltransferase, coding for MARIHCAVALASNSSLSLPPGAARHVQVLRMQPGDSLTLFDGSGGEYAATVERMGRSDVEVRVGEHSAIEREAARAVHLAVGMPANERMDWLVEKATELGVASIQPLMTAHAVLRLSGERADKKRAHWEAIAIAACEQCGRNRVPKIHPVQTFANWLAASSADPGRFVLSFAQGSRPLRDVAPNEGADAWVLSGPEGGLSNAEESDAIERGFVPVSLGPRVLRAETAALAALASLS
- a CDS encoding aminoglycoside phosphotransferase family protein, whose translation is MTASSIPARGAATVSQSPVWTDAARAQTFQRWMERIAPQHQLLPDTVRLASADASFRRYFRVNTSGEALTRIVMDAPPAQENSAPFVHVAELMAGAGVKAPQILEWDRENGFLLLDDLGFQTMLDVIDPADPAAARPLYEQAIDSLIRWQLASKPDVLPPYDKALLERELSLFPQWYIGRHRGIAVEGKLKERLDRTFGLIVENNLAAPQVYVHRDFMPRNLMVNDGAPLGVLDFQDAVHGPITYDIASLMRDAFLSWEEDFVIDMTVRYWQKARKAGLPVDEDFGAFYRAVEWMGLQRHLKVAGIFARLTLRDGKPKYLADAPRFISYIRATAGRYRELAPLLRVIDEIEGTQPQTGFAYGRV
- a CDS encoding M20/M25/M40 family metallo-hydrolase, giving the protein MSLRLSSFRFAPVMLAALCAAAGAQAQSNAVAPTPSQVRPAVDQAYTQLLAAPAIKDLLDALQADHERSVEDLKMLTEIEAPPFKEHKRAEAFLARLKALGLGDAKIDSEGNVIGVRKGTGNGPRLLISAHLDTVFPAGTDVKVKERDGRLYAPGISDDTRGLSVLLSWLKVLNDNKIQTVGDLIFAGNIGEEELGNLRGMKAIFRDHLDIDGMVGLEPAPDGNVLVLGTASHRYEVSFKGPGGHSYAAFGQVPSAIHAMGRAIAKIADIKTPSFPKTTFTVGLVSGGTSVNTIAPDARMAVDIRSDDTAALLETEKKILAAVDEAVAEENRRWNVTTLGATSKLIGERPGGRTGSDSVIVEAAVRANSAFGHKTLLSGASTDANVPMSLGIPAIIIGSGGKTGGFHALSEWIDVTEGWKGAQNALVTVLGLVGVQGVSEPLLPKRPPRSR